AAAGATGGATCCGTATCATAAAGtaagaaaacaatggaaaaatattaaaattaagttgGTTCATGATTAATCAAGCAGTAGCCGAAGCTCAGAAATAAATTCTTAGACTTTCAACAAGTATTCCTAGATGTACAGAGTAAACAGCGTTTATTTAATCAGTTTTAGAATTCAATCTCTTTGGAACTATTTTTAGTACTTACTGGCACTCTATGTATTTTCTGGGCAACTTTACCAGATTTATAGCTCTGAAAGTGCTGTGTTATTTATCACCTTCCAATAGGCAATGAAGTGGTGTCTTGCACATGGTTATgtcaaaaatattaaagtttactACAGTGATTCAGTTAATTCTTTCCCTgaagaataagcaaaaaaaaatatagcttttTATTTGGCAACaaatttcctttactttttttcaacagaaaaaaaatatatctcttgGGAGTTTTATATCcagcattaattttcttttcttagaataCAAAATTCCTACAAAGATTTAAATCTCAGACAGGCTTAAGATTTTGCTTATTACTTTGGTTTTGTCCTATTTTTTCAACCCCAAAGCtcatttttgaattttggaataaaTATCATTCACCAGAGTTTTGAAATAGATCAGATTATtagaaatttcataatttttttcttgaccgTAACTGGAATTGGTAATTTTGTGTACTTGAGATCAAGGTAGTTTATGATATCAGAATCCCAAATCAACATACCCTGTGTAAACGATTCTTGTGTTCCattaaaatggtattttatttctttctgagtttttattctcttttttgattgtacatacatacatatgtttgaCAGGCATAGGGCCTTATGTTTTACAAGTATTGCTCTTATCACATATGATACTTCATATTTGTGataatttcttctgaaataaaGGTTTACAACtagattataaaattttactaGCTATTCACACTTTAGCCTTTATTACATTTTTGACAGAAAAATAGTAGttgtttcagaaaataattcataaattgtTCTCTAGACAGTTATACTAAGGTTAAAgcgaaaaaaaaatttccctaagTCAACAATTACAGAGTATTCTTGTGGCTACCTACACTGAGATTTATAAGCAAGAACAATTAAGcactgttattttttcttttattttttaaaataggaaccaTCGTTTTAATGCATACATTTATTAATCAAACAAATGCTTACTGagtgtgtgcatatatgccaGACGCTATGTCCTTAGAAAgtatacatataaacaaaaatacatgtCATGTTACCCTGTATTCACATCCATTATTAAGGCTTAAATAAATTACCTAGAGATGCACCCACATAAATGATAACTAGTGATTTCACCAATGGATGAACATTTTAGTGAAATACCAAAGTTTTTCTTAGTATGCCcctataaaaaagaataacaataataacttTAGGTAGGTTTAGAATTTTGGGTACTTATAAGTCAATTATCTGGAttatgttttacttctttttgtaTATACCTTAGGTCTTTGTTAAAGTAAGGGAGAAGATGGATTAAGGAACTAtacatcttcttttttcctttctcatttttttcactaACATGTTGTGATCAAATGAAGGGCAAagggctttaatttttttcattgctcaTGTTGGTATTTCAGTTGAGCTAACTACAATGAGGTAGGACTAATGTTGATTCTCTGTGTTAATTATTCTTCATTTCTCAAGGAGTTGGACAAACCATTCTTGGAACTGTCATTCAATGATTCCAAGCTCATATTGACACCATATTTTACATAAACTTAGATATATCTCTAAAAGATTTTTGATCCAGAAgaggtggtgcactcctgtaatcccagcagctcaggaggctgaggcaggaggatcacaagttcgaagatagcctcagcaatttagtgaagccctgagcaacttagcaagaccctgtctcaaaatttaaaaaaataaaaataaaaggactggggatgtgtctcagtttTTAAGCACACCTGGGCTCGATCACagataccaaaaatatttttgaaaagtttaaaaaacaaagtttgttGAAAATTATATCTCTCATGTATTGTCTCAAATTCcttgaacaataaaagtttaaatACTTCAACTGGAAGGTCACTGGTTGGGATCTAAATATTTGTGGGGAGGAAGCATTATACATGCAAGTTTTCTTGACAAAAACATTGTGGCATTTTGGAACACTATGGTCTAATAGAACCTTGTACAATAATGGAAATGTTCTGCTTCTGCTTTCCAACACAGAAGCTATTGAGAACTTAAAATGTGGCTAGTGTAACTAAgaaatgatttttcaattttatctaaTTTTGATTAATTAAAGTTTAAATTCAAATACTCCCTTAGAAAGAATCAGTATCATATTGAACAGAGCAGTCATAGAAGAAAGAAGAGTATTAGGAACATTATCCATtagctggggtgtgtgtgtgtgtgtgtgtgtgtgtgtgtgtgtgtgtatgtatacatacacttCAATATCACCTTGATAATTAGAAAGTTTTGTCTTTTACtacaatttcaaataaataaaagacagtgAGTATGCTATTCTTGAAGTTTTCAACCAACATAAAATCTTGCCTGAATTTGCATGACAAAGCAAAGCCGAACTCAAAATTTGGGCAAACAcaggattaattttttaaaatatgagcatGAAATACATAAACATAACTTCAGAACCTTTACACAATATTTTAtgctatattttatatgttattttcccTTTAACCCAATACCTTATAATCTTCCTTTAGAGctcttattaaaatattgttttatattaatcTGCTAATATCAATACCATCATTAAGTACTTAGTCATTGATTTGTCTTTCACTTTAGCTAGAATTTAATTCCCATTATGTTAGTAAAATGTTTACTCACCACCATATGTGCCCTGTACTGAGAAGAAGACTCTGACTATGATAGCCATTCAATATTGGCATCTTAAGAATTAACAAAATAGCATCAAGTACTAGAGATTTTTATGAATTTcaatttagaaactattttttccaTCCATGAATGAGACATCTTGATTTGGGCTCACATAAAAGCCTTTtggaataatatttcaaaaataagtcATCAATTATGATTAATCTCTTCTTTGGGTCAATTTTCATAATGTATACTGTATTCATATAGGATATTTGGGTCATAAAATTCTACTTTTCTTGAAATATGCCATATTAGAAATAATAGATTCTGGCTTGTTAATTTTTACACTGTAatagttaaaatatgaaaaatttttctcTTGTCTATTCAAAGAAAAGTcagattatttattgttttttattgacaaaatataaatggaatgaatgctcactttttctttttattcatttatttgacatataaaattatattgtatcattttaaaacaatataataacAAGTACACATTGtttaattcatataattttttaaatcacaatttaCCAAACTGatgatttaaatgaatatttctgataTGCTACCTTACATTTCATAATAAGCATCTAATGCTCCTACCACAGCATATTGTAgtttctttttagagagagagagaacaagagagagaagagagagagatttttttaatatttatttttcagttttcagtggacacaacatctttattttatttttgtgtggtgctgaggatccaacccagcaccctgcgcatgccaggcaagcgtgttaccacttgaatcacatccccagcccaaagcaaattgtatttttatatgtaattaaaagtataagtggatctgagtcaaaaaggaaaaattcctaAAGTTTGCagaaatatctttaattcacaAGAGGAAATAGATATGTGTAGTAGGGTATTATATTAAATTACATATAAGCAAATATaacaattaagtaaaattttaaaagataatgtgggactggggatatggttcaatggcagagttcttgcttagcatgtgtgaggccctggcttcaatccccagaactataaaacataaataatgtgaTATGGAATATGTTTATAAACTGACAACCTAGACTAACAGTCCCTGAAAACCTGGTATCTTTTATTAACTTCTATTTTATAAGATCTTGTTTAGACAATGGtataaaaaactatgaaaaaataagatGTTTCCCTGTTCTTTTATGACAAAGCACCTAAGTGAAAGATCAGTGTCTGGCACTTGCCATGTATTATCaacatttatgttaaaaatgtattaatgaaTTACAatcatttacttatatatttctgtttgttcatatatatatatatatatatatatatatatatatatatatatattctttagtcAGTTATTTGATAAGAAGCTTAAggttattttcaagtattttcttcATGCCCTCCAGTgacttttatattattaatttctattcaAATGCTTCAAGTAACACTAGTTAGATCTCTCTTTGAGAGCCAGCCAGCATTACTCAGTCAGCTGGCAAGATTTCTATTTGTGCAGGGTTCATCTTACTATAGTTCAGAGATAGGACTCTTTTTTTTGACAGGCCCATATTTTGACTTCATGGGCATAAAGAGAAAATAGGTAGTGCCCCATACTACCTTTTTCAATGTGATATTTCAGTATGTGAGATTTTgtccattgtattttttattaagatttaatacaataatatttaattattaattcccaagataatttccttttttataatgtttctacaggaaaataaatgaaaatttccatgCACTTTACCCATGTTTATATTCTAATCAgagtttgtatttttcctttatctGCCAAAGGTTTTAACTACATTTATATGTTATGTATGCTATTGCCTTGGCTGACTATTTTATACTTTCTGGTTTCTTTTGGTCATGAAAAGGTATCTTAAACAACTAAATTAAAGtgtaaaaaaagttttaattcagTTGGATTGATCATGGATAATTCACTTCTAGCTTCATTTATCATGTGCAGTTTAGtgacaattctttttaaattctatacaagttgggctggggatgtggatcaagcagtagcgcgcttgcctggcatgcgtgaggcccaggttccatcctcagcaccacatacaaacaaagatgttgtgtctgctgaaaactaaaaagaaaataaaaataaatattaaaaaattgtctctctttaaaaaaattctatacaagttttccttttgaaaatttcaataaTTTGTATAAATGGGTTTCATTTATTATCATAAAATCTTACAAACTAAAACTCCTCCAGAATATCTTCTAGAACAactctttaattttataaatacctGCAACTTTTAAGCCATTGGCTTGTGGTCATAATATTAGTTTATAAGCAGAGTTGAGACTTAGACCCAAAGTTTTCTAGCACCTATGAACTTACTTTACTATGTCATgtgatttaagaaaatgaaaattgttctaattacataaaataacataatctgacttatatattataattattattttgttaacatatattattttgtattaaataagtaaaagtatATTTCATTATGTGTTTTCCAGGGTCAAAATATTTTTGGGCTTGATGTCATAGAGACACCAGAAGGAGACAAGATGCCACAACTGATTGTTCAAAAGGAGTTAGATAGGGAAGAGAAGGATACCTATGTAATGAAAGTAAAGGTTGAAGATGGCGGCTTTCCTCAACGATCGAGTACTGCTATTTTGCAAGTAAGTGTTGCTGATACAAATGACAACCGCCCTGTGTTCAAGGAGAAGGAAATTGAAGTCAGTATACCAGAAAATGCTCCTGTAGGTACTTCAGTGACACAACTCCATGCCACAGATGCTGACATAGGTGAAAATGCCAAGATTCACTTCTATTTCAGCAATCTAGTCTCCAATATTGCCAAGAGATTATTTCACCTTAACACCACCACTGGACTCATCACAGTCAAAGAACCCCTGGATAGAGAAGAATCACCAAGTCATAAGTTACTGGTTTTGGCAAGTGATGGTGGATCAGTGCCAGCAAGAGCAATGGTCCTGGTAAATGTTACAGATATCAATGATAATGTCCCATCAATTGATATAAGATACATTATCAATCCAACCAATGGCACTGTGGTTCTTTCAGAAAATGCTCCACTTAACACCAAAGTTGCTCTCATTACTGTAATGGATAAGGATGCCGACCATAATGGTAGAGTGACATGCTTCACAGATCATGAAGTTCCATTCAGATTAAGGCCAGTATTCAGTAATCAGTTCCTCCTGGAAACTGCTGCATATCTTGACTATGAGTCCACAAGAGAATATGCCATTAAATTACTGGCCGCAGATGCTGGCAAACCTCCTTTGAATCAGTCATCCATGCTTCTTGTCAAAGTGAAAGATGAAAATGACAATGCTCCAGTTTTCACCCAGCCCTTCATAAGTCTTTCTGTTCCTGAGAATAACTCCCCTGGCACACAGTTGACCAAAATAAGTGCAACAGATGCAGACAGTGGACGTAATGCTGAAATCAGTTACCTTCTAGGTAGTGATGCCCCATCTGAATTCAACCTGGATCATCGAACAggcattctgactgcagtgaaaAAATTAGatagagaaaaacaggaaaaatattatttcactgtTCTGGCAAAAGATAATGGGATGCCACCATTAATGACTAATGCCACAGTCTTAGTAACCGTCCTTGATCAGAATGATAACAGCCCAATTTTCACTCACAATGAGTACAACTTCTATGTCCCAGAAAACCTTCCAAGACATGGCACAGTAGGACTAATCACCGTAACTGATCCTGATTATGGAGAGAATTCTGCAGTCACTCTCTCCATTTTAGATGTGAATGATGACTTCACCATTGACCCACAGACTGGTGTCATTAGgccaaatatttcatttgatcGAGAAAAACAAGAATCTTACACTTTTTATGTAAAGGCAGAGGATGGTGGTAGGGTATCACGCTCTTCAACTGCAAAAGTAACCATAAATGTAGTTGATGTCAATGACAACAAACCAGTGTTTGTTGTCCCTCCTTCCAACTATTCTTATGAACTGGTTCTCCCATCCActaatccaggcacagtggtctTTAAGGTAGTTGCCATTGACAATGACACTGGAATGAATGCAGAGCTTCGCTACAGCATTGTAGGAGGAAACACAAAGGGACTGTTTGTAATTGACCAAACAACTGGCAACATCACACTGAAGGAGAAATGTGTGGTTGCAGATCTTGGTTTACACAGATTGGTAGTTAAAGCTAAAGACTTAGGACAACCTGATTCTCTCTTCAATGTTGCAATTGTCAATCTGTTTGTGAATGAGACAGTGACCAATGCTACACTCATTCATGAATTGGTGCGCAAAAGCATCGAAGCACCAGCAACCCAAAATATTGAGACAGCTGATACATCCTCACCAACCAGTGACTATGTCAAGATCATGGTTGCCATTGTTGCTGGTACTATAACTGTTATACTAGTGATTTTCATCACTGCTGTAGTAAGATGTCGCCAATCACCACACCTTAAGGCTGCTCAGAAAAACAAGCAGAATTCTGAATGGGTTACTCCAAACCCAGAAAACAGGCAGATGAtaatgatgaagaaaaagaagaagaagaagaagaagcatgCCCCTAAGAACTTGCTGCTTAACTTTGTCACTATTGAAGAAACAAAGGCAGATGATGCTGACAATGATGGAAACAGTGTCACACTAGACCTTCCCATTGaactggaagaacaaaccatggGCAAATACAACTGGGGCACTACGCCCACCACCTTCAAGCCTGACAGCCCTGATTTGGCCCGACACTACAAATCTGCCTCTCCACAGCCAGCCTTCCAGATTCAGCCTGAAACACCTCTGAATTCAAAGCACCACATCATCCAGGAACTGCCTCTTGATAACACTTTCGTGGCCTGTGATTCCATCTCCAAGTGTTCCTCCAGCAGTTCTGATCCCTACAGTGTTTCTGAGTGCAGCTATCCAGTGACAACCTTCAAGACCCCTGTGTCTGTACACACCAGACCGGTAGGTAATCCCATTTCTAACTGACCTTTCTAAATTTATGTTCTTCTTATTTTCAGTTGATATAGAACTTTACAGAAACTATTGAGCTCCAAGAGGGATCAAAACAATCATATTGTATGGAAACATCCAAATAGATATATGAATTGAATTAAGACTGAtagaaaatcagaataaaatgacTGTTGATTATAGGAAAAATGGGTGCAGAATTATGATTATAATAGGGGGGCAGTTTTGTCTGTAGATGGAAGTATAATGCTTTATGCTAGAAAATAGACTGGGAAACCTCTATAACAAGGGTTATAGCATTGTCTTCACTACTATTGTGTATTGAGGATCAGAAAGATCTGGGCTAGCTATCATACAATAAAGCATTTTAGAATCAATTGAGCATATTTTAACACTAATGATGTTGGGAATCCCagtttcatttgaagaaaagtaATTAAATGGCAGCAAGTTATTCTCCCACCCATATCCCATCATGCCTACATGTCTCCACAATGAAGAATTTGAAGATTAGgatctcaaaattattttggtaCAATAAATCTATATTCATACAATATAGCAACAATGGGATTATAAAAACAAAGGATGCTCATTCTCAATTTCAAGCCAGCAACTGAAATTTGTATAAGATCTCTATTTTAGATAATCAGTTAAATGTGTACATATTTATGCATGGTATTCAGAGCCCTTCAGAAGACATTCTTAAAAGATAATGcctttgggctgggaatgtggctccagttgtagcacacttgcctagcatgtgtgaggcactgggttcgattctgagcatcacataaaaataaaattgagatattgtgtccacctaaaactaaaaaaaaaagagagagataatgtCTTTTGGGAAATggagtaatttttctttctctaatgtgCAGGAAGGGAAATAAGAGAATATAAAGACCCAAGAAATCtgtgcaaaataatttaaaattcaatgcaTTTATGAAAACAAACCTACATACAgtgctttttaaattctatattccATAGAACAATGAATACAGTTTTTTCTCAAAGTTCATGAGTATATTAAATCATATAAGTATTGTTGTTTTCTTAATAAAGTGATAGAATTTATCTACGTTTTTCTTTCAAAGTCATGCCACATGTTGACTTTATTATTTTGTCTGTGTAGGTCTTAGAAAAGTATTAATCTATTTGAGTAAATAAAGTGATTTGAAAACATATTAAGGTTTAATAAAATGATTGCAATGTGAAAGTCAAAAGAGATTCCCCCTTATCAAAATCTGGAAATATTAAAGAAGTCTTCCAGATTCAAGATAATAGTGCAAATAATTTGCCATAATTTTGGAAATTGTTTTAAGAATGGAGATCTTTTGAGGATATACATagttaaataatacaataaattgaatctttcttttttagtcaCAGAAAATGTAAGGTACTAATTCACTTGTGGGTGCATTTTTTCCTAACAGATCCctaattaatttgtaaaatagaaCCGTAGGCTCTGTGTAGAGTTCCTGTAATGCTTTGAATGAATTTGCAGGCCAGCAGTTATTTTCACAGTTCTGATGATTTCCATGTTTCTCTGCATTTGTTGGAGGACAAACATAGTAGATGCTTGACATCTCCTCAGGTTGTGTTTTTCGATATGCTTAATGACTCAAAAGGGCACACTATTTTCTGATTCTTATCCTTATTATTCTCTTATTGAAGACCTTTCTCAACAGTAAGGTATTCTTTATTAAAAACACTTTCTTTGATGAACATCCTGATAGGATTTTTTCTGAGCTAAACCTGTGACTTTCTTAAGACAGTAAATAAATGATGTGGTTTgtgaattatcatttttaatagattGGCTTATGAATTTCGTTAATACAGTAAATTCTGATTTCAACTGTTTACAAAGGTTCAGATATATTTTATGAGCTACACTAATTTTACTTGAGTATATGATCACACAGTAAGGAAAgcatggataaataaaaaatgaagtattttgaaaatatccatctttccattttttgttgATAATTTGTAATTcttaagaagtaaataaaattaaaaattcttttcattatGTCACTATATTTTATACAGTGAAGAGACTTTTTCCTAAACATAGGACAAATAGCTTCATGAGTTAGGTAAAATACTAAAAGCATGTACAACTGTGAATGAGTTGTTGGTCATGGTTAGGTTTCTATTAATTAAAAGCACTAACTTAAAATCAGTGAGTATCAGGtgacttatttgatttttttcacatctaaaaaataaatgaattacacATTTTTTCATTGGCTTATAGTTGTCTCATATTAATTAGTAAATATCTTCTCAACATGAATTCATGAACTTAACCAGATTAATACTATCATTTGAATCTTTACATTTGTGCTACATTTACAATATTCTTTACTCTCCCTATATTCTTCAAGTTGTAATTGACACCAAGAGAGGAATCTTATATTCAATAATATTGCAGAATactaaaagaataatgaaaactgaaaaaattacatatttaaaacttcaaataCAGCAGGTGTATTCTTTCTAAATAAACATCACACAAAACAGATGGAAGTGTCAGTCAATTGAATAAAAATCTGTTGTTCCTTAAGGAAATTCTGAcagtgaaaatgaaatattactgttAGAGGGAAATAGAaatattccaaattattttaaacaaagtgagaaaataaactaaaaaggagATCTTACAGTGATATTTACATTGAGTTCATTACTCATCTGATTAGAAATATGCATGTAGAGTAATAAAACAGCTCTAGTATGATGTAAGATACAAGGAACCTTccatgaattttacattttaaaaacggtatcaaatgctttctttagatttttcttttttactgtggagctcaggaaaaaaaatatggaacattCATTATATAGGTGTGCATCCATTGCATGAAGCTGTCTATACCTGGTGAATAAGATGCTCCTCTTTGGCATAAGTTTCTATATGTATTATGGaaggcatttttgtatatatagtaGTAGAAATGTAAAACATGAAATTTAAGGTGATTTCACAGATTAATTTCTATTAACAAATTCCAGAGCAAGCAGATAACATTTGGTTTATATGACTTTAgatatccaataaataaatataactattttagaatcagttttgttaattttcataCAGAAGATATGTATTGGCAAAAACAAGTCTTGCTTAACACAACTGTTCCACTAAAATATGTGAAGactttgcatttaaaaaacagagagaagggggctgggattgtggcccagcagtagagcactcaccctGGGTTgtatcctcaggaccacatagaaattaataactaaataaaataaaggtattaaaaaacaaagaggagaataaaaataaaagcaccatTTTTGAGGGCCTTCTATATATTAGTTACTGCCTTACACATATattttccccctcaaaaaaaacttaatttttttttgtgatttgaGTTGAAATAGTTTTTCAATTTCAGaaataaggttaaaaaaaggTAAATCTTTTGGAAAATTATAATTCATGGATGAAATCATGCTGTAGATATGTGATGCATCAattcaaataataacaataatctgAATTGGCCTGAAATAGGATTAGTATTCACTATGGTTAAGTTCAGTAACTTTGATTAAGTACATCTATATTTTGGTATGTGAATTTAGCCTTGTAGCATGCTTGGCAAATAAGATTCCTAGAACACAACTATCTGATTTTGATAACACGTTATTTTTCTTGTCCTAGACTGATTCCAGGACATCAACTATTGAAATCTGCAGTGAGATATAACTTTCTAGCAATAATATAATTCTActaatttccccccaaatttagTGATTTGTGATTTCAAAATTAGACTAAGACTATTAATTTTGTTATCTGGATTTCCCATTATAAcagcaagcaaaacaaaactaccttaaaaaataatgtctcaGTAAACCTTACTGGGAACCTGGTAAACACCGCAATGATTCTGCTTTGCTTTATTTAGCTTTAAactggaaatttaaatttaaaatttatggaagAAACAATGCATTACAATATCTGAGTTTTATCATGCTGTTTTTCTGTTTGCTTGCTCTGAATGTCAACAACTATGATATAATTCTGTCTTGGTGTACACACTGATGGATAATGTATTAGTCATGATACATGAAATTACTTGCTCTGATTGCAGAAAAGTTTAAATACCTCCGGGAGTTTGGGAGTGATGGTGAACACTCCAAGCTACCCTCTGAAAGGTGTCCAGGGCAAGAGATTATTTTAAGACcagcaaacaaaccaaccaaatcagaaaacttttaatagaatgttttcaaaatatacactaatataatatgtttttttctaataaaaccattttatttaCCTACCACTCTGCTTAAAAGttggataataaaaaataaacttttggggTTTTCCTATTGATTATAATTATACAGCTCCACTACTTTAACCATTAAACAGATTATTTTTGTTATCATCATGTTTCCTTTtcctacaaatatttaaaaagaaagaagtccttGATATTTTCTCTATTGAAAGGAGaatgtaaggggctggggatgtagctcaagcggtagcgcactcgcctggcatgcgtgtggcccgtgttcgatcctcagcaccacatacaaacaaagatgttgtgtccaccaaatactaaaaaataaatattaaaattctctctctctctccctctctctcactctttctttaaaaaaaaaaagaaaggagaatgtaAGGTTCTTTATACTCCCTGGTATTTTGGGGAAATGCATTGATATTTCTTGTATTATGAAGCATAACTACAGTCATCTGAGGGTAGAAAGAAACATGAGATTAGGTATTTCAAAAATGATTA
This window of the Urocitellus parryii isolate mUroPar1 chromosome X, mUroPar1.hap1, whole genome shotgun sequence genome carries:
- the Pcdh11x gene encoding protocadherin-11 X-linked isoform X6 is translated as MDLLSGTYIFAVLLACVVFQSGAQEKNYTVREEMPENVLIGDLLKDLNLSLIPDKSLTSPMQFKLVYKTGDVPLIRIEEGTGEIFTTGARIDREKLCAGIMMDAHCFYEVEVAVLPDEIFRLVKIRFLIEDINDNAPLFPATVINISIPENSAINSRYALPAAIDPDIGINGVQNYQLIKGQNIFGLDVIETPEGDKMPQLIVQKELDREEKDTYVMKVKVEDGGFPQRSSTAILQVSVADTNDNRPVFKEKEIEVSIPENAPVGTSVTQLHATDADIGENAKIHFYFSNLVSNIAKRLFHLNTTTGLITVKEPLDREESPSHKLLVLASDGGSVPARAMVLVNVTDINDNVPSIDIRYIINPTNGTVVLSENAPLNTKVALITVMDKDADHNGRVTCFTDHEVPFRLRPVFSNQFLLETAAYLDYESTREYAIKLLAADAGKPPLNQSSMLLVKVKDENDNAPVFTQPFISLSVPENNSPGTQLTKISATDADSGRNAEISYLLGSDAPSEFNLDHRTGILTAVKKLDREKQEKYYFTVLAKDNGMPPLMTNATVLVTVLDQNDNSPIFTHNEYNFYVPENLPRHGTVGLITVTDPDYGENSAVTLSILDVNDDFTIDPQTGVIRPNISFDREKQESYTFYVKAEDGGRVSRSSTAKVTINVVDVNDNKPVFVVPPSNYSYELVLPSTNPGTVVFKVVAIDNDTGMNAELRYSIVGGNTKGLFVIDQTTGNITLKEKCVVADLGLHRLVVKAKDLGQPDSLFNVAIVNLFVNETVTNATLIHELVRKSIEAPATQNIETADTSSPTSDYVKIMVAIVAGTITVILVIFITAVVRCRQSPHLKAAQKNKQNSEWVTPNPENRQMIMMKKKKKKKKKHAPKNLLLNFVTIEETKADDADNDGNSVTLDLPIELEEQTMGKYNWGTTPTTFKPDSPDLARHYKSASPQPAFQIQPETPLNSKHHIIQELPLDNTFVACDSISKCSSSSSDPYSVSECSYPVTTFKTPVSVHTRPPMKEVVRSRTPMKEPTTVEIWTHPQPQSQRRVTFHLPEGSQESSSDGGLGDHDAGSLPSTSHALPLGYPQEEYFDHAAPNNRTEGDGNSDPESTAEITVQPTVEEASDNCTQECLILGHSDACWMPASLTHSSPSQAQTSALCHSPPLTQASAHRRSPPVTQTIALCHSPPVTQAIALCHSPPPVQASALHHSPPLAQASALSYSPPLAQATAIRRSPPLPRAASLHHSQVQTPMGLQQGWVQGAGADGLHSLDQGVQGSARSQFYTMSERLHPNDDSIKVIPLTTFTPGQQARPSRGDSPIMEEHPL
- the Pcdh11x gene encoding protocadherin-11 X-linked isoform X4: MDLLSGTYIFAVLLACVVFQSGAQEKNYTVREEMPENVLIGDLLKDLNLSLIPDKSLTSPMQFKLVYKTGDVPLIRIEEGTGEIFTTGARIDREKLCAGIMMDAHCFYEVEVAVLPDEIFRLVKIRFLIEDINDNAPLFPATVINISIPENSAINSRYALPAAIDPDIGINGVQNYQLIKGQNIFGLDVIETPEGDKMPQLIVQKELDREEKDTYVMKVKVEDGGFPQRSSTAILQVSVADTNDNRPVFKEKEIEVSIPENAPVGTSVTQLHATDADIGENAKIHFYFSNLVSNIAKRLFHLNTTTGLITVKEPLDREESPSHKLLVLASDGGSVPARAMVLVNVTDINDNVPSIDIRYIINPTNGTVVLSENAPLNTKVALITVMDKDADHNGRVTCFTDHEVPFRLRPVFSNQFLLETAAYLDYESTREYAIKLLAADAGKPPLNQSSMLLVKVKDENDNAPVFTQPFISLSVPENNSPGTQLTKISATDADSGRNAEISYLLGSDAPSEFNLDHRTGILTAVKKLDREKQEKYYFTVLAKDNGMPPLMTNATVLVTVLDQNDNSPIFTHNEYNFYVPENLPRHGTVGLITVTDPDYGENSAVTLSILDVNDDFTIDPQTGVIRPNISFDREKQESYTFYVKAEDGGRVSRSSTAKVTINVVDVNDNKPVFVVPPSNYSYELVLPSTNPGTVVFKVVAIDNDTGMNAELRYSIVGGNTKGLFVIDQTTGNITLKEKCVVADLGLHRLVVKAKDLGQPDSLFNVAIVNLFVNETVTNATLIHELVRKSIEAPATQNIETADTSSPTSDYVKIMVAIVAGTITVILVIFITAVVRCRQSPHLKAAQKNKQNSEWVTPNPENRQMIMMKKKKKKKKKHAPKNLLLNFVTIEETKADDADNDGNSVTLDLPIELEEQTMGKYNWGTTPTTFKPDSPDLARHYKSASPQPAFQIQPETPLNSKHHIIQELPLDNTFVACDSISKCSSSSSDPYSVSECSYPVTTFKTPVSVHTRPPMKEVVRSRTPMKEPTTVEIWTHPQPQSQRRVTFHLPEGSQESSSDGGLGDHDAGSLPSTSHALPLGYPQEEYFDHAAPNNRTEGDGNSDPESTAEITVQPTVEEASDNCTQECLILGHSDACWMPASLTHSSPSQAQTSALCHSPPLTQASAHRRSPPVTQTIALCHSPPVTQAIALCHSPPPVQASALHHSPPLAQATGLHHNSPHTQASALSYSPPLAQATAIRRSPPLPRAASLHHSQVQTPMGLQQGWVQGAGADGLHSLDQGVQGSARSQFYTMSERLHPNDDSIKVIPLTTFTPGQQARPSRGDSPIMEEHPL